From Schistocerca americana isolate TAMUIC-IGC-003095 chromosome 9, iqSchAmer2.1, whole genome shotgun sequence, the proteins below share one genomic window:
- the LOC124551028 gene encoding uncharacterized protein LOC124551028 isoform X1, with protein MSDSKPEQSCPDADELMLAGYTRVESMRSHLDTRMQTIDTSLATTSTKLQDIKAWLIRENKEQRKKAAQINRELQNLQENFMWADESLSTDDSRLQNEITLLTREKKELLKRMGVFMIVKKELLKMLALHKKTMKKRTLVMELMESADNHWSRVRKSLLHHRRENCKQNDENLVPDTDTD; from the exons TGTCAGACTCAAAGCCAGAGCAAAGTTGCCCTGACGCAGACGAGCTGATGCTGGCCGGGTATACGAGAGTGGAGAGTATGAGGTCCCACTTAGACACACGAATGCAAACGATAGACACCTCGCTTGCCACAACATCTACAAAGCTGCAAGACATAAAGGCATGGCTCATCAGGGAGAACAAGGAGCAGCGGAAGAAGGCAGCCCAGATTAACAGGGAGCTGCAAAACTTGCAGGAAAATTTCATGTGGGCTGATGAGTCACTGTCAACAGATGACTCCAGACTGCAGAACGAGATTACCCTGCTGACCAGAGAGAAGAAGGAGTTGCTGAAGAGGATGGGCGTTTTCATGATCGTGAAAAAAGAGCTGCTGAAGATGCTGGCCCTCCACAAG AAGACTATGAAGAAGAGGACTTTGGTGATGGAACTCATGGAGTCAGCAGACAACCATTGGTCGCGTGTACGTAAGTCCCTATTACACCATAGGCGTGAGAACTGCAAACAGAATGATGAAAACCTTGTCCCTGACACAGACACAGATTGA
- the LOC124551028 gene encoding uncharacterized protein LOC124551028 isoform X2 — MLAGYTRVESMRSHLDTRMQTIDTSLATTSTKLQDIKAWLIRENKEQRKKAAQINRELQNLQENFMWADESLSTDDSRLQNEITLLTREKKELLKRMGVFMIVKKELLKMLALHKKTMKKRTLVMELMESADNHWSRVRKSLLHHRRENCKQNDENLVPDTDTD; from the exons ATGCTGGCCGGGTATACGAGAGTGGAGAGTATGAGGTCCCACTTAGACACACGAATGCAAACGATAGACACCTCGCTTGCCACAACATCTACAAAGCTGCAAGACATAAAGGCATGGCTCATCAGGGAGAACAAGGAGCAGCGGAAGAAGGCAGCCCAGATTAACAGGGAGCTGCAAAACTTGCAGGAAAATTTCATGTGGGCTGATGAGTCACTGTCAACAGATGACTCCAGACTGCAGAACGAGATTACCCTGCTGACCAGAGAGAAGAAGGAGTTGCTGAAGAGGATGGGCGTTTTCATGATCGTGAAAAAAGAGCTGCTGAAGATGCTGGCCCTCCACAAG AAGACTATGAAGAAGAGGACTTTGGTGATGGAACTCATGGAGTCAGCAGACAACCATTGGTCGCGTGTACGTAAGTCCCTATTACACCATAGGCGTGAGAACTGCAAACAGAATGATGAAAACCTTGTCCCTGACACAGACACAGATTGA